The DNA segment TGCGGCAGTTGCCGGACTTTTATTTATTTTGATTTGTGCCTGGGCGGTTGCGAGTTATCGCATAGACCGAAGTCCTGAAATTATTCAAGCATTCAATGACTTTGCCTTTATTTTGCTAATTTGGCCAGTGTCACTTATTCCTGTTTCATACATATCACTAGGGTTAGCGGTGTTAAGTGATGATAAAAACACACCAATTTTTCCTCGTTGGTTTGCTTTTCTAAACTTTTGGTTTGCAGTATTAGCTTATGGCGGCTGTTTGTTGATATTTTTTGTAGACGGACCATTTGCTTGGGATGGGCTAATCGCCTTTTGGATCCCTGCCGTTGCTTTCTTTGGATGGTACATTGTAACAAGTGTTGTATTGCTACAATCGAACGATCCAGCTGAACTAGTTTCACAACTCTAAATGATATCTACAAATAAAGCTGAAAGTTTCTCTGTGCAAGTTAAAAGTAATGTTAAGCAAACTTACCTACCAAGTGAGCTTGGTGTGTGGATGTTTGTGTTTGGTGATATGTTAGTGTTCACGTTATTGTTTGGTTCATATGCTTGGGAACGAAGTCAGCAACATAGCTTATTTGTTACCTCACAAGCAGAGCTTAGCCAAACCATCGGTGTTATTAATACATTGTTATTACTCACGGGTTCATTATTTGTGGTGTTGGCGTTACATGCAGCTAGAATCGGTCGATTTGCTTTGGTAAATAAACTGCTATTAGCAGCTATCTTTACTGGCATAACCTTTTTCATTAATAAATTATTTGAATACAGTGACAAAGTAAGTAATGATTTTACTTTACTCACTAATGATTTTTTCATGTTTTACTACATGTTAACCGGTATACACTTATTACATGTAATTGTTGCTACTGGGGTTTTAGTGTTTATATGGAAAAGGTTAAAAGCAAATCAATCCCCATTAAGCAAAGACTCTATTAAGCATTTAGAAAGTGGTGGTATTGTTTGGCATATGGTCGATTTATTATGGATAGCACTTTTTTCTTTACTATATTTGATTAAATAATATGAATTATTCAAACGTTGTGTCCAGCATTACTAAAAACTCTAAAACATTGCTGAATACAGATATTCTGGTGTGGAGTGGTTTAATACTATTTACCTTAATATCTTTCTTTATTGGGGGCGAGAGCCTGTTTCTTCCTAAATTAGCAACAACATTTATTTTACTTGTTAGCTTTATTAAAATTCGTTTAGTTATCCATTATTTTATGGAGGTTAAATACGCACCTTTACCGTTAAAAATAGCACTCGATGTTTGGTGTATCTGCGTATTTGTTATGTTGCTAACGCTGCTTGTATTCCCATTTTAACCAACTTTTAGAACATGATTTACACGATGTAATGAATGCCGCGTTCACATTACGACATGGATGTCGTGTAGTAGAGCTATGCAGGAGCAATTGCCGATGGATGTGATTGAGCGGTCCCTGTTAAGTTGGCATTCCATCGTCCCTGATGTGAGCCAACTTTGATAACATCCCTGTTAAGTTGGCATTCCATCGTCCCTGATGTAAAAAAACACTTCCGGAGAAGTGTTTTAATTAAGATTATTGACTCAGAACTTGAAGTTTATTTCTGTTCAACTAAGTCACTTGGTCGCCAAGTTTGATCAAACCATGACTCTGTTGGTCCGTATATTCTAAATAATAAGTTAAAACCTTTTTCAGGATTGGTTTGTACCCAGTTATTTTCCCAACCTTTTGGTGCTTTAGCTGAGAAGTGAATAGTTGTACTACCATCTTCATTGGTGATCATGCCTTTATTCAAACCATCTACGCCTGAATTCTTCTGATCTGTTTCAAGCATTGAACGCGTTTGATTATCATAAATCATGAATGACCAAAATAGTTTTGCAGGAATGTCTTTAGGTAATGTTACAACATAGTGCTTAGAGCCATCGTATAGTTCACCTTCAGAGTCACGAGTACCTACTAGGTAAGCCGAACCTTTGCCTCTTTCTTTTGGCACCATATCAGGAGTAATACCAGTAGCCATAAAGTGAAATACAGTGCGTTCATCAACTGATATAACGCCATTTTCATCTTTAAACTCATGCCCTTTAATCAGTGGTGTTGACCAATGACGGTTATCATAAACCATCATTTCTTTGCTTGGGTAGAAGTTAGCACTTCGCGCTTCTGCGGTTGCAATATTTGCCGCTTCTTTAAAGATACGTTGCATACGAGCATCTGGTTTGAATGCTTTACCTTTTTCAATACCAAGATCTTTTGCAATGCCTAGCCATTCTTCATCCCAAAGATCAGTCGGCTCATACTGAATAAGCGTATTAATTTCATCGTAAAACTTTTCATTCATTGCGTGCACAGTGTTGTACTTAAGCCCAGTAAGATTGATGAACTCGGTTTTTTGCTCAGGCTTGTCATAAGGGTACAGTTTCATTGTGTCCTTCAATGCTTGAATATTTTTTGGCATTTCATTCAGGTTGCCAACGATACGCAATAATAGCCAATGCTGATAACCCTCTGATTCAACTGGAATATAACCAGTAGGAACTTCTCCTTTGTAAGATGAATGGTAGATGAAATATTTTCCACCTTTACCTTGATCTTGTGGGTGTGTTACGCCAACTCGATCAGTAAATTTAAACGCTGCATTATCAAGCAAACCTAATATAGGTGTACCTACTTCGAGTACAACTGGACCATCTTTTAGGTCTACTTCACTGGTGACATAAGGAGTTGTTGTATTTGCAGTTAACCAAATACTTTCAGCGGTTAAATTACCTTCAGAAATACCGATCGTTTGATTAGGCTTCATACCAACACTTTCATGACCAGCGAGTAACCCTTGGATTGATGCCACTGGAATACCTGATAAAAATAGACGTACTGCGTTTGCTGTATCAACAAAATCACGGGTTTTGTTAAAGGTTTCTTGTGTTGGTGCACCATCAACATAATTCATCTCACCTAAATACTGTGACTTAACATGATTAGGTGTGATGATTTCACTTGGGACATTTGCACTATACTTAGGTGATGTTTCCGCGTGTGCAATACTCGCCAAAGACATAGTTGCAAGGGCAATTACAGAAAGTTTTTTACTAAATGTTTTCATAACGCTGTTCCTTAAATAAAATCTAAAAAGTTGTGTTCCTAAATGATGGGTAAAGTTTATGTTAATAGATAAATTAATACCAATGATGATTGTTAATCACAATTATTACCCTGACGCATATTGCATTATAACTAAATTAGATAATTAACTTACAATTGTCCTTTCCATTTCATCATCCCTGATGTAAACAAAAGACCTTCTAACATGATTTTCACTATGTAATGAATGCCGCGTTCACATGGATGTGATGGAGCGCCCTCTTTTAAGTTGGCATTCCATCATCCCTGATGTAAACAAAAGACCTTCTAACAT comes from the Thalassotalea nanhaiensis genome and includes:
- a CDS encoding cytochrome c oxidase subunit 3, with product MISTNKAESFSVQVKSNVKQTYLPSELGVWMFVFGDMLVFTLLFGSYAWERSQQHSLFVTSQAELSQTIGVINTLLLLTGSLFVVLALHAARIGRFALVNKLLLAAIFTGITFFINKLFEYSDKVSNDFTLLTNDFFMFYYMLTGIHLLHVIVATGVLVFIWKRLKANQSPLSKDSIKHLESGGIVWHMVDLLWIALFSLLYLIK
- a CDS encoding cytochrome C oxidase subunit IV family protein, with the protein product MNYSNVVSSITKNSKTLLNTDILVWSGLILFTLISFFIGGESLFLPKLATTFILLVSFIKIRLVIHYFMEVKYAPLPLKIALDVWCICVFVMLLTLLVFPF
- a CDS encoding DUF1254 domain-containing protein, producing MKTFSKKLSVIALATMSLASIAHAETSPKYSANVPSEIITPNHVKSQYLGEMNYVDGAPTQETFNKTRDFVDTANAVRLFLSGIPVASIQGLLAGHESVGMKPNQTIGISEGNLTAESIWLTANTTTPYVTSEVDLKDGPVVLEVGTPILGLLDNAAFKFTDRVGVTHPQDQGKGGKYFIYHSSYKGEVPTGYIPVESEGYQHWLLLRIVGNLNEMPKNIQALKDTMKLYPYDKPEQKTEFINLTGLKYNTVHAMNEKFYDEINTLIQYEPTDLWDEEWLGIAKDLGIEKGKAFKPDARMQRIFKEAANIATAEARSANFYPSKEMMVYDNRHWSTPLIKGHEFKDENGVISVDERTVFHFMATGITPDMVPKERGKGSAYLVGTRDSEGELYDGSKHYVVTLPKDIPAKLFWSFMIYDNQTRSMLETDQKNSGVDGLNKGMITNEDGSTTIHFSAKAPKGWENNWVQTNPEKGFNLLFRIYGPTESWFDQTWRPSDLVEQK